In Serratia sp. FDAARGOS_506, a genomic segment contains:
- a CDS encoding K(+)-transporting ATPase subunit F, with amino-acid sequence MSFSVIGGALLVLLLLAYLVYALFNAEDF; translated from the coding sequence GTGAGTTTCAGCGTTATTGGTGGTGCGCTGTTGGTTCTGCTGCTGTTGGCCTATTTGGTCTACGCCCTGTTTAACGCGGAGGATTTCTGA
- a CDS encoding DUF523 and DUF1722 domain-containing protein translates to MSDKIPIGISACLLGEAVRFDGGHKRLAFAVEQLAPYVRFEPVCPEMAIGLPTPRPALRLVKQAQPWPAMRYSNDAGVDLTEEMRGFSAQRVAALQHLCGYIVCAKSPSCGLERVRVYSENGKDSRKNGVGLFTAELLRQMPWLPVEEDGRLQDAALRENFIERVYALYELNMLWRQGLTRGGLIAFHSRYKLSLLAHSQPAYRELGRFVADIHRWDSLEAFAVEYRSRLMALLAHKATRRNHTNVLMHVQGYFRRQLSTAQRQELAHLIDRYRQGMQPLLAPIALLKHYMAEYPDRYLAEQRYFEPYPEALRLRYGH, encoded by the coding sequence ATGAGCGACAAGATCCCTATCGGTATCAGCGCCTGTTTACTGGGCGAAGCGGTGCGTTTCGACGGCGGCCACAAGCGGCTGGCCTTTGCGGTGGAACAGTTGGCGCCCTATGTGCGCTTTGAGCCTGTTTGCCCGGAAATGGCGATTGGCCTGCCCACGCCGCGCCCGGCGCTGCGCCTGGTGAAGCAGGCGCAGCCGTGGCCGGCGATGCGCTACAGCAACGACGCCGGCGTGGATCTGACCGAGGAGATGCGCGGCTTCTCCGCGCAGCGCGTGGCGGCCTTGCAGCATCTGTGTGGGTACATCGTCTGCGCCAAGTCACCGAGCTGCGGCCTGGAGCGGGTACGGGTCTACAGCGAAAACGGCAAGGACTCGCGTAAAAACGGCGTCGGTCTGTTTACCGCCGAACTGCTGCGCCAGATGCCGTGGCTGCCGGTGGAAGAGGACGGACGATTGCAGGATGCGGCACTGCGGGAAAACTTCATTGAACGGGTGTATGCGCTGTACGAGCTGAACATGCTGTGGCGTCAGGGGCTGACCCGCGGCGGGCTGATCGCGTTTCACAGCCGCTACAAGCTGTCGCTGCTGGCGCATTCGCAGCCGGCGTATCGCGAGCTGGGGCGCTTCGTCGCCGATATTCACCGCTGGGACTCGCTGGAGGCCTTCGCCGTGGAATACCGCAGCCGCCTGATGGCGCTGTTGGCGCACAAGGCAACGCGCCGCAACCACACCAATGTGTTGATGCACGTGCAGGGCTATTTCCGCCGTCAGCTCAGTACGGCGCAGCGCCAGGAGCTGGCGCACCTGATCGACCGCTACCGGCAGGGCATGCAGCCGCTGTTGGCGCCGATCGCGCTGCTCAAGCATTACATGGCGGAATACCCCGACCGTTATCTGGCGGAACAACGCTATTTCGAACCTTATCCGGAGGCGCTGCGTTTGCGTTACGGCCATTGA
- a CDS encoding type 2 GTP cyclohydrolase I, with protein MRNLDLEQLINTELNAAAFQDYAPNGLQVEGRPHVQRIVTGVTACQALLDAAVAHQADAIIVHHGYFWKNEAPAVRGMKRNRLKTLLTHDINLYGYHLPLDAHPVLGNNAQLAQALGIRVIGDVEPLVPHGEFEQPLTGEALQQRIENRLGRAVLHCGDNAPEHIRRVAWCTGGGQGFIDSAARFGVDAFISGEVSEQTIHSAREMGVHFFAAGHHATERGGVKALGDWLAQHHGFDVTFIDIPNPA; from the coding sequence ATGCGTAACCTCGATCTGGAACAACTGATCAACACGGAACTGAACGCCGCGGCGTTTCAGGACTACGCCCCCAATGGATTGCAGGTGGAAGGCCGCCCGCACGTGCAGCGCATCGTGACCGGCGTCACCGCCTGTCAGGCGCTGCTGGACGCCGCGGTGGCGCATCAGGCCGACGCGATTATCGTGCACCACGGCTATTTCTGGAAAAACGAGGCACCGGCGGTGCGCGGCATGAAGCGGAACCGCCTGAAAACGCTGCTGACCCATGATATCAACCTGTACGGCTACCACCTGCCGCTGGACGCGCATCCGGTGCTGGGCAACAACGCGCAGCTGGCGCAGGCGCTGGGCATTCGGGTGATTGGCGACGTCGAGCCGCTGGTGCCGCACGGCGAATTTGAACAGCCGCTGACCGGCGAAGCGCTGCAGCAACGTATCGAAAACCGGCTGGGGCGCGCGGTGCTGCACTGCGGCGATAACGCGCCTGAGCACATTCGCCGAGTGGCCTGGTGCACCGGCGGCGGCCAGGGCTTTATCGACAGCGCAGCGCGCTTCGGTGTCGATGCGTTCATCAGCGGTGAAGTGTCTGAACAGACCATTCACAGCGCACGCGAAATGGGCGTGCACTTCTTCGCCGCTGGCCACCACGCCACCGAGCGCGGCGGCGTGAAAGCGCTGGGCGATTGGCTGGCGCAGCACCACGGCTTCGATGTGACCTTTATCGATATCCCGAATCCCGCCTGA
- the pxpB gene encoding 5-oxoprolinase subunit PxpB — protein sequence MQQARYYLLGERAVVLELSPPVTLPSQQRIWALAEKLNHHPDVREVVPGMNNLTLLLHTPQADAEAMLALLQQGWESKESLTPESRQVDIPVVYGGEQGPDLDEVARHTGMTPRQVVECHAAAAYVVYFLGFQPGFSYLGGMPEQLATPRRAEPRLAVAAGSVGIGGGQTGIYPLVTPGGWQLIGRTPLALFNPHEMPPTLLRPGDNVRFVPQKEGVC from the coding sequence GTGCAACAAGCACGTTATTACCTGTTGGGTGAAAGAGCGGTAGTGCTTGAACTGTCGCCGCCGGTGACCTTACCGAGCCAGCAGCGCATCTGGGCGCTGGCGGAAAAGCTGAATCACCACCCCGACGTGCGGGAAGTGGTGCCGGGGATGAATAACCTGACGCTGTTGCTGCATACGCCGCAGGCCGACGCCGAAGCGATGCTCGCGTTGCTGCAGCAAGGTTGGGAAAGCAAAGAGAGCCTGACGCCGGAATCGCGCCAGGTGGATATTCCGGTGGTCTACGGCGGGGAGCAAGGCCCCGATCTGGATGAAGTGGCGCGCCATACCGGCATGACGCCGCGGCAGGTGGTGGAATGCCACGCGGCGGCGGCCTACGTAGTCTATTTCCTCGGCTTTCAGCCGGGTTTCTCCTATTTGGGCGGCATGCCGGAACAACTGGCGACGCCGCGCCGAGCCGAACCGCGTCTGGCGGTGGCGGCCGGCTCCGTCGGCATCGGCGGCGGCCAGACCGGCATCTATCCGCTGGTGACGCCCGGTGGCTGGCAGCTGATCGGCCGCACGCCGCTGGCGCTGTTCAATCCGCATGAAATGCCGCCGACGCTGCTGCGCCCGGGCGATAACGTGCGCTTCGTGCCGCAGAAGGAGGGCGTATGCTGA
- a CDS encoding MBL fold metallo-hydrolase encodes MMKKVLALCLSGYSALAIAGFDVVALGVDGGVSDGNLTSYLIRSDNQPQYVALDAGSLLPGIAKGLAKGSFPQVTPELAAPYTPQGYVFRQLIGSYFISHGHLDHVAGLIVGSPEDNKKTVYAQADTVLTLRNHYFNWKAWPNFTDAGNGSRLGTYRLQTVRPQQRFTLGLTGLTGVMYPLSHDRYPSSMLLISNGNEFFAYFGDTGPDKVEQSRDLDTVWRVLGPLVEQKKLKGMIIETSYPNEVEDKHLYGHLTPAWLLKELKNLTQYSGGEGSLNGLPVVISHIKPSLKQGEDARAAIAQQLAQGNDLGVKFILMTQGDRQTF; translated from the coding sequence ATGATGAAAAAGGTGCTGGCCCTGTGCCTGAGCGGCTATTCCGCGCTGGCGATCGCCGGCTTTGACGTGGTAGCGCTGGGCGTTGACGGCGGCGTCAGCGACGGCAACCTGACCTCCTACCTGATCCGCAGCGACAATCAGCCGCAATATGTGGCGCTGGACGCCGGTTCGCTGCTGCCGGGCATCGCCAAAGGGCTGGCGAAGGGCAGTTTCCCGCAGGTGACGCCCGAGCTGGCCGCGCCTTACACGCCGCAGGGCTATGTGTTCCGGCAGTTGATCGGCAGTTACTTTATCAGCCACGGCCATCTGGACCACGTGGCAGGGCTGATCGTCGGCTCGCCTGAGGACAATAAAAAAACCGTTTACGCCCAGGCGGACACCGTGCTGACCTTGCGTAATCACTACTTCAACTGGAAGGCGTGGCCGAACTTTACCGACGCCGGCAACGGTTCGCGGCTGGGCACCTACCGGCTGCAAACGGTGCGGCCGCAGCAGCGGTTTACTCTCGGCCTGACCGGATTGACCGGCGTGATGTACCCGCTCAGCCACGATCGCTATCCGTCGTCGATGCTGCTGATTTCCAACGGCAACGAATTCTTCGCCTATTTCGGCGATACCGGGCCGGATAAGGTGGAGCAGTCGCGCGATCTCGATACCGTCTGGCGCGTGCTGGGGCCGCTTGTCGAGCAGAAAAAGCTCAAGGGCATGATTATCGAAACCTCTTACCCTAACGAGGTGGAGGACAAACATCTGTACGGCCATTTGACGCCGGCCTGGCTGCTGAAGGAGTTGAAGAACCTGACGCAGTACAGCGGCGGCGAAGGCTCGCTGAATGGTCTGCCGGTGGTGATCAGCCACATCAAGCCCAGCCTGAAGCAGGGCGAAGACGCGCGCGCCGCCATTGCGCAACAGCTGGCGCAGGGCAACGATCTGGGCGTGAAATTCATCCTGATGACGCAGGGCGACCGGCAGACATTTTGA
- a CDS encoding YbfA family protein gives MSTTYHAYSLHRILLRRSAVVLAGILALPVMLFRSDRGRFYSYLHRVWSKTSDKPVWLQQAELASCDFY, from the coding sequence ATGTCTACTACCTATCACGCTTATTCACTGCATCGGATTCTCCTGCGCCGCAGCGCAGTCGTCCTCGCGGGCATTTTGGCCCTGCCGGTGATGTTGTTCCGCAGCGATCGCGGGCGTTTTTACAGCTACCTGCACCGCGTCTGGTCAAAAACCAGCGATAAGCCGGTCTGGCTGCAGCAGGCGGAACTGGCGTCCTGCGATTTCTACTGA
- the kdpA gene encoding potassium-transporting ATPase subunit KdpA encodes MAASAFLLIASFLLVLLLLARPLGGFMARLIEGEPLPALRGVEAGVWRACGIRATEMNWWQYALAILAFNLLGLALLFALLMTQGSLPLNPQGFPGLSWDLALNTAVSFVTNTNWQAYSGESALSYFSQMAGLAVQNFVSASTGIAVAFALIRAFTRRAGKTVGNAWADLFRITLYVLLPIALLIALFFVSQGTLQNFLPYLHVTTLEGAQQTLPMGPVASQEAIKMLGTNGGGFFGANSAHPFENPTVLTNFVQMLAIFLIPCALCFSFGQLAGENRQGHALIWAMALIFVVAVVVVMYAELAGNPHLSALGADSNINMEGKESRFGILATSLFSVVTTAASCGAVNAMHDSFTALGGLVPMWLMQIGEVVFGGVGSGLYGMLLFVLLTVFIAGLMIGRTPEYLGKKIDVYDMKMTALAILATPTLVLLGSALAIGTDAGRAGILNPGAHGFSEVLYALSSAANNNGSAFAGLSVNTPFYNLLLAFAMFFGRFGVILPVLAIAGSLSAKPRQPAGNGTLPTYGPLFIGLLIGTVLLVGALTFVPALALGPVAEHLQLWLAN; translated from the coding sequence ATGGCGGCTTCAGCCTTTTTACTGATCGCCAGCTTCCTGCTGGTGCTTCTGCTGCTGGCCCGGCCGCTGGGCGGCTTTATGGCGCGCCTGATCGAGGGTGAGCCGCTGCCTGCGCTGCGCGGGGTGGAAGCCGGGGTCTGGCGCGCCTGCGGCATCCGCGCCACCGAAATGAACTGGTGGCAGTACGCGCTGGCGATCCTGGCGTTCAACCTGCTCGGCCTGGCGCTGCTGTTCGCCCTGCTGATGACGCAGGGCTCGCTGCCGCTCAACCCGCAAGGCTTCCCGGGCCTCTCCTGGGATCTGGCGCTCAACACCGCCGTCAGCTTCGTCACCAACACCAACTGGCAGGCCTACAGCGGCGAAAGCGCCCTCAGCTATTTCAGCCAGATGGCCGGGCTGGCGGTGCAGAACTTCGTCTCCGCCTCCACCGGCATCGCCGTGGCCTTTGCGCTGATCCGCGCCTTTACCCGCCGCGCCGGCAAGACCGTCGGCAACGCCTGGGCCGATCTGTTCCGCATCACGCTGTATGTACTGCTGCCGATCGCGCTGTTGATCGCCCTGTTCTTCGTCAGCCAGGGCACGCTGCAAAACTTCCTGCCTTACCTGCACGTCACCACGCTCGAAGGCGCGCAGCAAACGCTGCCGATGGGGCCGGTGGCCTCGCAGGAAGCGATCAAGATGCTCGGCACCAACGGCGGCGGCTTCTTCGGTGCCAACTCGGCGCACCCGTTCGAGAACCCAACCGTGCTGACCAATTTCGTGCAGATGCTGGCCATCTTCCTGATCCCCTGCGCGCTGTGCTTCTCCTTCGGCCAGTTGGCCGGTGAAAACCGCCAGGGCCATGCGCTGATCTGGGCAATGGCGCTGATCTTCGTGGTGGCGGTGGTAGTGGTGATGTACGCCGAACTGGCGGGCAACCCGCACCTGAGCGCGCTGGGCGCCGACAGCAACATCAATATGGAAGGCAAAGAGTCGCGCTTCGGCATTCTTGCCACCAGCCTGTTCTCGGTGGTGACCACCGCCGCGTCCTGCGGGGCGGTTAACGCCATGCACGACTCTTTCACCGCGCTGGGCGGCCTGGTGCCGATGTGGCTGATGCAGATCGGTGAGGTGGTGTTCGGCGGCGTCGGCTCCGGCCTGTACGGCATGCTGCTGTTCGTGCTGCTGACAGTGTTTATCGCCGGTCTGATGATCGGCCGCACCCCGGAATATCTGGGCAAGAAAATCGACGTTTACGACATGAAGATGACCGCGCTGGCGATCCTGGCCACGCCGACGCTGGTGTTGCTGGGCAGCGCGCTGGCCATCGGCACCGACGCGGGCCGTGCCGGCATCCTCAACCCGGGTGCCCACGGCTTCAGCGAAGTGCTGTACGCCCTGTCCTCCGCCGCCAACAACAACGGCAGCGCCTTCGCCGGGTTGAGCGTCAATACGCCGTTCTACAACCTGCTGCTGGCCTTCGCCATGTTCTTCGGCCGCTTCGGGGTGATCCTGCCGGTGCTGGCGATCGCCGGTTCGCTGAGCGCCAAGCCACGCCAGCCGGCGGGCAACGGCACCCTGCCGACCTATGGGCCGCTGTTTATCGGCCTGCTGATCGGCACCGTGCTGCTGGTGGGCGCGCTGACCTTCGTGCCGGCGCTGGCGCTGGGCCCGGTGGCCGAGCATTTGCAGCTTTGGTTGGCAAACTAA
- the phrB gene encoding deoxyribodipyrimidine photo-lyase, producing MTTHLVWLRNDLRITDNKALHAACSDPEARVLAVFIATPQQWRQHEMAPRQAALIHASLQAVQQALAQKGIALHCHSCEDFAASIDWLADYCEREQVDALFYNRQYELNERRRDARLEQRLSGRVRCHGFDDSLLLPPGSVLTGGGEMYKVYTPFRNAFLQRLTESDVSCLPAPKIRAGGALPAPEAPAAFDYPTAETGDGYPAGEEAALQRLRTFCREQVQDYLRQRDLPALAGTSSLSPYLAIGVLSPRQCFNRLRAECPQLLEDRESGAFAWLNELIWREFYRHLLVAYPDLCRHRPFIAWTDKVRWCDDAATLQAWQRGETGYPIVDAAMRQLNATGWMHNRLRMISASFLVKDLLIDWRAGERYFMSQLLDGDLAANNGGWQWAASTGTDAAPYFRIFNPTTQGERFDPQGTFIRKWLPELADVPDNDIHHPHRWAEKQRCTLNYPLPIVDHKQVRLETLAAFEAAKRGES from the coding sequence ATGACCACGCATCTGGTCTGGTTGCGTAACGATCTGCGTATCACCGACAACAAAGCGCTGCACGCCGCCTGCAGCGATCCCGAAGCCCGGGTGCTGGCGGTGTTTATCGCCACGCCGCAGCAGTGGCGGCAACATGAGATGGCGCCGCGGCAGGCGGCGCTGATCCACGCCAGCCTGCAGGCGGTGCAGCAGGCGCTGGCGCAAAAGGGCATTGCGCTGCATTGCCATTCCTGTGAGGACTTTGCCGCGTCGATCGACTGGCTGGCGGACTATTGCGAGCGGGAGCAGGTGGATGCGCTGTTTTACAATCGCCAGTACGAACTGAACGAACGGCGGCGCGATGCGCGGCTGGAACAGCGGTTGAGTGGCCGGGTGAGGTGCCACGGTTTCGATGACAGCCTGCTGTTGCCGCCGGGCAGCGTGTTAACCGGCGGCGGCGAGATGTACAAGGTCTATACGCCGTTTCGCAACGCCTTTCTTCAACGCCTGACTGAGTCCGACGTGAGTTGCCTGCCGGCGCCGAAGATCCGCGCCGGTGGCGCGTTGCCTGCGCCTGAGGCGCCGGCGGCGTTCGATTACCCTACGGCGGAGACGGGGGATGGTTATCCCGCCGGCGAGGAGGCCGCGCTGCAGCGGCTGCGCACCTTTTGCCGCGAGCAGGTGCAGGATTACCTCCGGCAGCGCGATCTGCCCGCCCTCGCCGGCACCAGCAGCCTGTCGCCCTATCTGGCGATCGGCGTGTTGTCGCCGCGCCAGTGCTTCAACCGCCTGCGCGCCGAATGCCCGCAGCTGCTGGAAGATCGCGAAAGCGGTGCCTTTGCCTGGCTCAACGAGCTGATTTGGCGCGAGTTCTATCGCCATCTGCTGGTGGCCTATCCCGATCTGTGCCGCCATCGGCCGTTTATCGCCTGGACGGACAAGGTGCGTTGGTGCGATGACGCGGCGACGCTGCAGGCCTGGCAGCGGGGCGAGACCGGCTATCCGATCGTCGATGCCGCCATGCGCCAGCTGAATGCCACCGGCTGGATGCACAACCGGCTGCGCATGATCAGCGCCAGTTTTCTGGTGAAGGATCTGCTGATCGACTGGCGCGCCGGGGAACGCTATTTCATGTCGCAACTGTTGGATGGGGATCTGGCGGCCAACAACGGCGGCTGGCAGTGGGCGGCGTCCACCGGCACCGACGCCGCGCCGTATTTTCGCATCTTCAACCCGACCACTCAGGGTGAACGTTTTGATCCACAAGGCACTTTTATCCGTAAATGGTTGCCGGAACTGGCGGATGTGCCCGACAATGACATCCATCATCCCCATCGCTGGGCGGAAAAGCAGCGGTGTACACTGAACTATCCGCTGCCGATCGTCGATCACAAGCAAGTCCGGCTGGAGACGCTGGCGGCGTTCGAGGCGGCAAAACGGGGAGAGTCTTGA